From a single Arthrobacter sp. SLBN-112 genomic region:
- a CDS encoding M23 family metallopeptidase translates to MNLTDQNFPRPRRSRGRSAARRLGIVSGVLTVILSAGMALATPVAFADDLEDRKAALEAEAARVQASLEFVDSRIAKAAGDLVIYQGQLPGAQQALLEAQGRVAGAVKEVEALSARVDMAQQNKAKITQQLETDKQKIADTKKLIGQIATQAYKSGGVPSNLSLFFGSNSGSSLTETMDLADQAMRSQNAAMDKLSQQNATNVNSQARLQAVEAEIKDLKAKADAALEREKAARDEAAAKKAQVDQLIADTTRLDAELQAAKPGIQAQLAGVQANQNQVANEIAERDRRAREAWEAEQRRQAAAAAAAAAAAAAAANRPAPPAPPYVPPAAGSPSAFGLRHPFDGSIPITSGFGYRTTPPGTIDFYGTGGYMHTGIDFGAACGTPVYAAAAGEVFSSGWNSADGGGWRVKIDHGLAQGNTLTTIYYHNSSIVVSNGQRVSQGQLIAYSGSTGNSTGCHAHFETWLNGAAVDPMGLL, encoded by the coding sequence ATGAACCTGACTGATCAAAACTTTCCCCGCCCCCGGCGCAGCCGAGGGCGGTCTGCTGCCCGCCGTTTGGGGATCGTCAGCGGCGTGCTCACCGTCATCCTTTCAGCCGGGATGGCCCTTGCCACTCCCGTCGCGTTTGCGGACGACCTCGAAGACCGCAAGGCCGCGCTCGAGGCCGAAGCTGCCCGCGTCCAGGCGTCCCTTGAGTTCGTCGATTCCAGGATCGCAAAGGCCGCCGGTGATCTGGTCATCTACCAGGGCCAATTGCCCGGCGCCCAGCAGGCGCTCCTGGAGGCACAGGGACGCGTAGCCGGCGCCGTCAAGGAAGTAGAAGCACTGTCGGCCCGCGTGGACATGGCCCAGCAGAACAAGGCCAAGATCACCCAGCAGCTGGAAACGGACAAGCAGAAGATCGCCGACACCAAGAAGCTGATCGGCCAGATTGCCACCCAGGCCTACAAATCCGGCGGCGTGCCCTCCAACCTGTCGCTCTTCTTCGGATCCAACAGCGGCAGCAGCCTGACCGAAACCATGGACCTCGCCGACCAGGCCATGCGCAGCCAGAACGCGGCTATGGACAAGCTCAGCCAGCAGAACGCAACCAACGTCAACTCGCAGGCACGGCTTCAGGCCGTGGAAGCCGAGATCAAGGACCTCAAGGCCAAGGCCGACGCCGCGCTGGAGCGGGAGAAGGCCGCACGTGACGAAGCCGCCGCCAAGAAGGCCCAGGTCGACCAGCTGATTGCGGATACCACCCGCCTTGACGCTGAGCTCCAGGCGGCCAAGCCCGGCATCCAGGCGCAACTGGCCGGTGTCCAGGCCAACCAGAACCAGGTGGCGAATGAAATCGCCGAACGCGACCGCAGGGCCCGCGAGGCGTGGGAAGCCGAACAGCGCAGGCAGGCCGCCGCAGCGGCTGCTGCGGCAGCTGCTGCGGCAGCCGCCGCGAACCGCCCGGCACCGCCCGCCCCGCCGTACGTCCCGCCCGCTGCCGGATCGCCGTCGGCCTTTGGCCTTCGCCACCCGTTCGACGGCAGCATACCCATCACCTCCGGTTTTGGGTACCGCACCACTCCGCCTGGAACCATCGACTTCTACGGCACCGGCGGATACATGCACACCGGAATCGACTTTGGTGCTGCCTGCGGCACCCCCGTGTACGCTGCAGCTGCCGGTGAAGTATTCAGCTCAGGCTGGAACTCGGCCGATGGCGGCGGCTGGCGCGTCAAGATTGACCACGGGCTGGCACAGGGCAACACGCTCACCACCATTTACTACCACAACTCCAGCATCGTGGTCTCGAATGGGCAAAGAGTCTCCCAGGGCCAGCTCATTGCCTACTCCGGCAGCACCGGCAACTCCACGGGTTGCCACGCCCACTTCGAAACCTGGCTCAACGGCGCTGCCGTCGACCCCATGGGCCTGCTCTAG
- the ftsX gene encoding permease-like cell division protein FtsX, which yields MRLAFILSEIGSGLRRNLSMVVSVILVTFVSLTFVGAAGMLQMQINQMKGYWYDKVQVAVFLCSEGSTAPGCASGPVTPEQQQGLNALLESPAVAQYINDFQFESKDEAYKHFKDQFSNSPIVDSVTPDQLPASFRINMKDPEKYQIISETFSSQPGVETVIDQRQLLERLFSVMNGASLVAVGIAGVMIVCAILLIATTIRLSAFSRRRETGIMRLVGASKTVIQLPFILEGVIAAVIGAALASGTLWAVAHFFLGDYMSRQYPDTAFISSGQTLILVPALLILGGSLAGISSLLTLRRYLRV from the coding sequence GTGAGGCTCGCATTCATCCTTTCGGAGATCGGCAGCGGCCTGCGCCGCAACCTTTCCATGGTGGTCTCGGTCATCCTGGTGACGTTCGTGTCCCTCACCTTCGTGGGTGCGGCCGGGATGCTGCAGATGCAGATCAACCAGATGAAGGGCTACTGGTACGACAAGGTCCAGGTTGCCGTCTTCCTGTGCAGTGAAGGTTCGACGGCGCCCGGCTGCGCTTCCGGGCCGGTCACCCCTGAACAGCAACAGGGCCTGAACGCCCTCCTTGAATCTCCGGCAGTGGCGCAGTACATCAACGACTTCCAGTTCGAGTCCAAGGATGAGGCCTACAAGCACTTCAAGGACCAGTTTTCGAACTCGCCCATCGTTGATTCCGTGACGCCGGACCAGCTGCCGGCATCGTTCCGGATCAACATGAAGGACCCGGAGAAGTACCAGATAATCAGCGAGACGTTCTCTTCGCAGCCTGGTGTGGAGACGGTAATTGATCAGCGCCAGCTGCTTGAGCGCCTCTTCTCGGTAATGAACGGGGCCTCCCTGGTGGCGGTCGGCATCGCCGGTGTCATGATCGTCTGCGCGATCCTGCTGATTGCCACCACTATCAGGCTCTCGGCGTTCAGCCGGCGCCGCGAGACCGGGATCATGCGCCTGGTGGGTGCCTCGAAGACCGTGATCCAGCTGCCGTTCATCCTGGAAGGCGTCATAGCAGCCGTCATCGGTGCCGCCCTCGCCTCGGGCACCCTGTGGGCAGTAGCGCATTTCTTCCTGGGCGACTACATGTCCCGGCAGTACCCGGATACGGCCTTCATCTCATCCGGCCAGACCCTGATCCTCGTGCCGGCGCTGCTGATCCTTGGCGGATCCTTGGCAGGAATTTCGTCTCTCTTGACCTTACGCAGATATTTGCGCGTTTAG
- the ftsE gene encoding cell division ATP-binding protein FtsE, whose amino-acid sequence MIRFENVTKVYDQKARPALDSINLEIDRGEFAFLVGASGSGKSTFLRLVLKEDRATSGAVYVAGQNVAKISSWRVPRLRRGIGVVFQDFRLLPQKNVFANVAFAMQVIGKSRSVIRDTVPEVLKTVGLEGKEHRMPHELSGGEQQRVAIARAVVNRPGILLADEPTGNLDPTTSMGIMGVLDKINQNGTTVVMATHDDDIVNEMRKRVVELRNGVVIRDEAKALYTSMIPVVGQSRRLKDASGREAPDGGLPGNGAEGEAQR is encoded by the coding sequence ATGATCCGATTCGAAAATGTCACCAAGGTTTACGACCAGAAAGCCCGCCCGGCGCTGGACTCCATCAACCTTGAGATTGACCGCGGCGAATTCGCCTTTCTCGTGGGCGCGTCCGGCTCCGGAAAGTCCACGTTCCTCCGCCTTGTGCTGAAGGAAGACCGTGCAACGTCCGGCGCTGTCTACGTCGCCGGCCAGAACGTCGCCAAGATCTCCAGTTGGCGGGTTCCGCGCCTTCGCCGCGGCATCGGCGTCGTCTTCCAGGACTTCCGCCTCCTGCCCCAAAAGAACGTGTTCGCCAACGTAGCCTTCGCCATGCAGGTCATCGGCAAGAGCCGGAGCGTCATCCGCGACACGGTCCCGGAAGTCCTCAAGACCGTCGGCCTGGAAGGCAAGGAACACCGCATGCCGCACGAGCTTTCCGGCGGCGAGCAGCAGCGCGTGGCGATCGCCCGAGCCGTGGTCAACCGGCCCGGGATCCTCCTCGCAGACGAACCCACCGGAAACCTGGACCCCACCACGTCCATGGGCATTATGGGGGTGCTGGACAAGATCAACCAGAACGGAACCACCGTGGTAATGGCCACGCACGACGACGACATCGTCAACGAGATGCGCAAGCGGGTGGTTGAGCTCAGGAACGGCGTGGTGATCCGTGACGAAGCCAAGGCCTTGTACACGTCGATGATCCCCGTCGTCGGCCAGTCCAGGCGGCTGAAGGACGCCAGCGGCAGGGAAGCGCCCGACGGCGGTCTGCCGGGCAACGGCGCTGAAGGCGAGGCCCAGCGGTGA
- a CDS encoding polyprenol monophosphomannose synthase — MRVLTIIPTYNELESLPKTLQRLRKAVPASDVLVVDDNSPDGTGQLADGFAAEDSQVHVLHRKGKEGLGAAYIAGFKWGLDAGYDVLVEMDADGSHQPEQLPQLLEAVDQGADLAMGSRWVPGGSVVNWPLYRQAISRIGSTYARLMLGLRIKDVTGGYRAFRRTTLEKLNLDQVDSVGYGFQVDLAWRVAKLGLRIEERPITFVERELGASKMSGNIVIEAMVNVTRWGLAARWNTLTQRPRGEQK, encoded by the coding sequence GTGCGCGTCCTTACGATCATTCCCACCTACAACGAACTGGAATCGCTGCCCAAGACGCTCCAGCGCCTTCGGAAGGCCGTTCCGGCGTCGGACGTGCTGGTGGTTGATGACAACAGCCCCGACGGCACCGGCCAACTTGCCGACGGATTCGCCGCCGAGGACTCCCAGGTCCACGTCCTGCACCGCAAGGGCAAGGAAGGCCTGGGCGCCGCCTACATCGCCGGCTTCAAGTGGGGCCTGGACGCCGGCTACGACGTCCTCGTCGAGATGGACGCCGACGGCTCGCACCAGCCCGAACAGCTTCCCCAACTGCTCGAAGCCGTGGATCAGGGCGCAGACCTGGCCATGGGCTCGCGCTGGGTTCCCGGCGGCAGCGTGGTCAACTGGCCGCTGTACCGCCAGGCGATCTCCAGGATCGGCAGCACCTACGCCCGGCTGATGCTCGGCCTGCGGATCAAGGACGTCACCGGCGGCTACCGGGCATTCCGCAGGACCACCCTGGAAAAGCTCAACCTGGACCAGGTTGACTCGGTGGGCTACGGCTTCCAGGTGGACCTGGCATGGCGCGTGGCCAAACTGGGGCTCCGCATCGAAGAACGCCCCATCACCTTCGTGGAACGCGAACTCGGCGCCTCAAAGATGAGCGGCAACATCGTGATCGAGGCAATGGTGAACGTCACCCGCTGGGGACTGGCAGCCCGCTGGAACACCCTGACCCAGCGTCCCCGTGGTGAGCAAAAGTAA
- the prfB gene encoding peptide chain release factor 2 produces MANIDFSAEIRALRATYESIERVSDVETLKEDIAELSERAGEPDLWDDPAAAQKITSRLSHRQSELERLTNLASRIDDLEVLVELGQDEDDADSMGEAAAELESVKKALKDLEVVTLLSGEYDEREAVVSIRAGAGGVDAADFAEMLMRMYLRWAERHGYPTTVMDTSYAEEAGLKSATFEVKAPYAYGTLSVEAGTHRLVRISPFDNQGRRQTSFAAVEVIPLIEQTDSIEIPDNEIRVDVFRSSGPGGQSVNTTDSAVRLTHIPTGTVVSMQNEKSQLQNRAAAMRVLQSRLLLLKKEQEDAEKKALAGDVKASWGDQMRSYVLNPYQMVKDLRTEHEVGNTSAVFDGEIDDFIDAGIRWRTDNRNAGNSN; encoded by the coding sequence ATGGCCAATATTGATTTTTCCGCTGAAATCCGCGCGCTTCGCGCCACCTACGAGTCCATTGAACGCGTCAGCGACGTGGAGACACTCAAGGAAGACATCGCCGAACTCAGCGAGCGGGCAGGGGAGCCGGACCTCTGGGACGATCCTGCAGCCGCGCAGAAAATCACCTCCCGGCTTTCCCACCGCCAGTCCGAACTTGAGCGCCTCACCAACCTGGCATCCAGGATTGACGACCTCGAAGTCCTGGTGGAGCTTGGGCAGGACGAGGACGACGCGGACTCCATGGGGGAGGCCGCGGCTGAACTCGAGTCCGTCAAGAAAGCCCTCAAGGACCTGGAAGTGGTGACCCTGCTGTCCGGCGAATACGACGAACGCGAAGCCGTCGTCTCCATCCGCGCCGGAGCGGGAGGAGTGGACGCTGCAGACTTTGCCGAGATGCTGATGCGCATGTACCTCCGCTGGGCGGAGAGGCACGGTTACCCCACAACGGTCATGGACACCTCCTACGCGGAGGAAGCCGGGCTCAAATCGGCCACCTTCGAGGTGAAGGCTCCTTATGCGTACGGCACCCTGAGCGTGGAAGCCGGAACCCACCGCCTTGTCCGGATCAGCCCCTTCGACAACCAGGGACGCCGCCAGACGTCCTTCGCGGCCGTGGAAGTCATCCCGCTGATCGAGCAGACCGACTCAATCGAAATCCCGGACAACGAGATCAGGGTGGACGTATTCCGCTCATCCGGCCCCGGTGGCCAGTCGGTCAACACCACCGACTCTGCGGTCCGCCTTACCCACATTCCCACCGGCACCGTGGTGTCCATGCAGAACGAGAAATCGCAGCTGCAGAACCGCGCCGCCGCCATGCGTGTTCTGCAGTCCCGGCTCCTCCTGTTGAAGAAGGAGCAGGAGGATGCGGAGAAGAAGGCGCTGGCCGGCGATGTCAAAGCATCGTGGGGTGACCAGATGCGCTCCTACGTCCTGAACCCTTACCAGATGGTCAAGGACCTGCGCACGGAACACGAAGTGGGCAATACGTCGGCAGTGTTCGACGGCGAGATCGACGACTTCATCGACGCGGGCATCCGCTGGCGTACTGACAACCGCAACGCCGGTAACAGCAACTGA
- a CDS encoding pilus assembly protein TadG-related protein, whose product MNRGEPDEGGQVMVMILGYIVLALLVATVVVGISAVYLEHKRLLSLADGASLAAADSYTLGEVTSQGGSPSAVLSPARVRNVAADFVARSPASQRFSGLAVTGATGTPDGSTAVVVLTAAVHPPVVNFLVPDGIRIEATSTARSRLTR is encoded by the coding sequence GTGAATCGCGGCGAACCGGATGAGGGCGGCCAGGTGATGGTGATGATCCTCGGCTACATCGTCCTGGCGCTCTTGGTGGCGACGGTCGTCGTCGGTATATCTGCTGTTTATCTGGAGCACAAGCGCCTGCTGTCCCTCGCGGACGGCGCCTCGCTGGCGGCGGCCGACAGCTACACACTGGGTGAAGTCACGTCCCAGGGCGGAAGCCCCTCGGCTGTCCTTAGTCCCGCCCGCGTCCGCAATGTCGCTGCCGATTTCGTCGCAAGAAGTCCTGCCTCGCAGCGTTTCTCCGGTCTTGCCGTCACTGGGGCAACGGGTACGCCGGACGGTTCCACCGCCGTCGTGGTCCTCACTGCAGCCGTGCACCCGCCTGTGGTGAACTTCCTCGTTCCAGACGGTATCCGCATCGAGGCGACGTCCACGGCGCGCTCGCGCCTGACCCGCTGA
- a CDS encoding TadE/TadG family type IV pilus assembly protein: MVISAHGPVQPKLSGPGERGSAVVDFVLVGGLLTMFFLAIIQLTLVLHVRNTLIDAAASGARYGTLADRNASDARERTRSLIGMALNEGFAEQVSTQEVTVQGMRTLEVIVRSPMPVIGFIGPRDMLEVKGHAAVQP, from the coding sequence ATGGTGATATCCGCTCACGGGCCGGTGCAGCCCAAGCTGTCCGGGCCGGGCGAGCGGGGTTCAGCCGTGGTGGACTTCGTCCTCGTTGGCGGGTTGCTGACAATGTTCTTCCTTGCGATCATCCAGCTGACCCTGGTTCTGCACGTCCGGAACACACTCATCGATGCTGCGGCCTCTGGTGCACGGTACGGGACACTCGCTGACCGTAATGCCTCCGATGCCCGGGAACGGACCCGCAGCCTCATTGGCATGGCCCTGAACGAGGGGTTTGCCGAACAGGTCAGTACGCAGGAAGTAACGGTCCAGGGCATGCGCACTTTGGAAGTAATCGTCCGGTCTCCAATGCCGGTTATCGGGTTCATTGGCCCACGGGACATGCTGGAGGTGAAAGGGCATGCGGCTGTTCAGCCCTGA
- a CDS encoding class I SAM-dependent DNA methyltransferase — translation MEKALSRNEVKRRAQKFATRWKGTTYEKGESQSFWNDFLTVFGIDRKRVNASFEHAIKKSSTNRVGFIDMFWPGVLLVEQKSEGKDLDKATFQALDYLPNIPDHQLPRALVMSDFKTIRIKRLDGDGTALETFNTADLAKQIDRFGFLTDQRDKVIAEEVEANQKAVALMGELYEELAQTGFDEHETSVLMVRLLFLFFGDDTGLWKRKLFNDFISARTSPDGTDTGPQLASLFQVLDRPVDRRSPYLDHALKGFPYVNGGLFKEPIGIATFSPEMRVKLLTASEFDWAQISPAIFGSMFQTVRNDEQRRSGGEHYTSEENILKTIRPLFLDALREKFLACGTNVTALESFHKSLGRFQFMDPACGCGNFLLLAYREMRDLELEVMVKLREETGQGILSAIDYVHLLRVSPNQFHGLEIDEWPAKIAEAAFFMVDHQANLRFAEEFGDMPDRLPITITADIRNVNALHQNWDEVVPKSKDTIIFGNPPFNGARTISKEQRKDMELVWGKQLNSNFDFVTAWYKKALDFYGDVDGQWAFVSTNSICQGEPVADLWRPILEAGWRCRFAHRSLQWDSEAKGKAAVHVSILGFDKAKTPKPTLWIYPENSRGEGTPVDATRINPYLADGPVVLVKKRNSPLCPDFPPAIFGNMPNDGGHLVVLPKDYESVMADPIAAEHVRPFWGSKELVNKLPRWCLWIEAQDLPDIQRSPVLTERVKAVKTAREDSDRAATNKLASVPWRFGEVRHINRPYLAIPSVVSHNRPYFTVAQLEPDIILSNLAFMAEDVDGFLMGVLSSSMFIGWMKAIGGRLKSDPRFSGTYTYNTFPFPKVTPKQRQAIVDAAQLVIKARENHPSSSLATMYNPLSMPPELLKAHQAVDRAVDRVFSTKAALSTMDDRQKVLFRAYAKLTGQEELLLESEKLSIDV, via the coding sequence ATGGAGAAGGCACTTTCTCGGAACGAAGTGAAGCGCAGGGCACAAAAATTTGCCACGCGCTGGAAGGGCACAACGTACGAGAAAGGCGAGTCTCAGTCGTTCTGGAATGACTTCCTTACGGTCTTCGGAATCGACCGGAAGCGGGTAAACGCTTCATTTGAACACGCCATCAAGAAGTCATCCACGAATCGTGTTGGCTTCATCGACATGTTCTGGCCCGGGGTACTGCTCGTGGAGCAGAAGTCTGAAGGCAAGGACCTGGATAAGGCGACCTTCCAAGCGTTGGACTACTTGCCTAACATTCCGGACCACCAACTGCCTCGCGCCCTTGTGATGTCCGACTTCAAGACGATTCGCATTAAGCGGCTGGACGGCGACGGGACTGCATTAGAAACCTTTAACACGGCTGATCTAGCCAAGCAGATCGACAGGTTTGGCTTTCTGACGGATCAGCGCGACAAAGTCATTGCTGAGGAAGTCGAGGCCAACCAAAAGGCCGTTGCCCTCATGGGCGAACTCTATGAGGAACTTGCTCAGACTGGCTTTGATGAGCACGAGACGTCAGTGCTAATGGTTCGACTTTTGTTCCTTTTCTTTGGCGACGATACCGGTCTCTGGAAGCGCAAACTGTTCAACGACTTCATCAGCGCACGCACCTCACCGGATGGAACGGACACGGGACCGCAACTGGCTTCACTGTTCCAGGTTCTTGATCGCCCGGTCGATCGACGTTCGCCCTATTTGGATCACGCGTTAAAGGGCTTTCCCTACGTGAACGGTGGTCTTTTCAAGGAGCCGATCGGTATAGCAACCTTCAGTCCGGAGATGAGGGTAAAGCTCCTGACGGCGAGCGAATTTGATTGGGCACAGATCAGTCCTGCCATCTTTGGCTCCATGTTTCAGACAGTCCGTAACGACGAACAGCGCAGGTCTGGCGGTGAGCACTACACCTCGGAGGAGAACATCCTCAAGACCATTCGTCCCTTATTCCTGGACGCCCTTCGAGAGAAGTTCCTCGCGTGCGGAACAAACGTGACGGCGCTGGAGTCTTTCCACAAATCGCTTGGACGATTCCAATTCATGGACCCTGCGTGCGGATGTGGAAACTTCTTGCTGCTGGCCTATCGCGAGATGAGGGATCTGGAGCTGGAAGTCATGGTGAAGCTGAGGGAGGAAACTGGGCAGGGAATCCTTTCCGCTATCGACTATGTGCATCTGCTTCGCGTTTCTCCTAATCAATTTCATGGGCTGGAGATTGACGAATGGCCAGCGAAAATAGCGGAAGCCGCCTTCTTCATGGTCGACCACCAAGCAAATCTCCGCTTCGCCGAAGAGTTCGGGGATATGCCGGATCGACTTCCTATCACAATTACGGCAGACATCAGGAATGTCAACGCCCTTCATCAGAACTGGGACGAGGTCGTGCCGAAGAGCAAAGACACGATCATATTCGGGAACCCTCCCTTCAACGGCGCTCGGACAATTAGTAAGGAACAGCGCAAAGACATGGAGTTGGTTTGGGGTAAGCAGCTCAATTCCAACTTCGACTTCGTCACCGCTTGGTATAAAAAGGCCCTCGACTTCTATGGCGACGTGGATGGCCAGTGGGCCTTTGTATCTACTAATTCCATCTGTCAGGGCGAGCCTGTCGCGGACTTGTGGCGGCCAATTCTTGAAGCGGGCTGGCGTTGCCGGTTTGCTCACCGATCGCTGCAATGGGACTCTGAAGCCAAGGGTAAAGCCGCAGTCCACGTCTCGATACTGGGGTTCGATAAAGCGAAGACGCCTAAGCCGACCCTCTGGATATATCCGGAGAACTCACGAGGAGAAGGGACGCCAGTTGATGCAACGCGTATAAATCCCTACCTCGCGGACGGTCCGGTTGTTCTGGTGAAGAAACGCAACAGTCCGCTGTGTCCGGACTTTCCCCCAGCCATATTCGGGAACATGCCTAACGACGGAGGGCATCTCGTGGTCTTGCCCAAAGACTACGAATCCGTCATGGCCGACCCTATCGCGGCAGAGCATGTTCGTCCTTTTTGGGGGTCAAAGGAACTGGTGAATAAGCTGCCCCGGTGGTGCCTATGGATAGAAGCGCAGGATCTCCCCGATATTCAGCGAAGCCCTGTTCTCACTGAAAGAGTGAAGGCAGTAAAGACGGCCAGGGAGGACAGCGATCGGGCGGCGACAAACAAACTGGCATCCGTCCCTTGGCGATTTGGGGAAGTTCGTCATATCAACAGGCCGTACTTAGCGATCCCGAGCGTCGTCAGCCACAACCGACCTTATTTCACTGTTGCCCAACTGGAACCGGACATCATCTTAAGCAATTTGGCCTTTATGGCGGAAGATGTAGACGGCTTCCTTATGGGCGTGCTTTCTTCGTCCATGTTTATCGGCTGGATGAAGGCGATCGGGGGCAGGCTGAAATCAGATCCGCGCTTCTCGGGGACTTATACGTACAACACTTTTCCCTTCCCGAAAGTTACGCCAAAGCAGCGTCAGGCAATTGTCGATGCAGCACAACTCGTCATTAAGGCAAGGGAAAATCATCCCTCTTCGAGCCTGGCTACCATGTACAACCCCCTATCCATGCCGCCGGAGTTGCTGAAAGCGCATCAAGCCGTGGATAGGGCAGTCGACCGAGTCTTCAGCACCAAGGCGGCCCTATCCACCATGGATGACCGACAGAAGGTCCTTTTCCGCGCGTATGCCAAGCTCACTGGGCAGGAAGAACTGCTTTTGGAATCAGAGAAGCTGTCCATCGATGTTTAA
- a CDS encoding phage major capsid protein — MASMKTMIWEQIDKHKTASRALLERAEAEKRDLTVEEAREFDDVQSNLEACFAQLRKLDKFGADADAAAEVLSRMEHGNRSSGRGGEFVYEATGERAALREGESFRSHPMVAGHREPNEDHAVAQYGNLGNMIRALSTTGGVAVVPTVWSGELIDLARNKSAVMQAGASIVPMDAGTVKIGRLTGDPTAAFRTEASTITPSDPTFDNVTLTATTMSTLVIGSLEWFQDANNADQIVKDAISKAMAQRLDLAALYGGITTGAGSINLATPPNPRGVLAALNAVLPGNVLGAAANGTAQTAATYFAEVLDTIYKVRYGNEEPNALIWNAKLSRQYAGANDTTGQPLRLPADVEGLPRYMTNEVPSYTQGTMTNRATDLFAADWTQLLIGQRLPVSIQVLTEKYADSGQVGIVAHWRGDVQPARPAAFAVYRSIQGAL; from the coding sequence ATGGCATCGATGAAGACGATGATCTGGGAACAGATCGATAAGCATAAGACGGCAAGCCGGGCGCTCCTGGAACGGGCGGAGGCCGAAAAACGGGACCTTACCGTAGAAGAGGCACGCGAGTTTGACGACGTGCAGTCAAACCTGGAGGCCTGTTTCGCCCAGTTGCGTAAGCTCGACAAGTTCGGCGCTGATGCAGATGCGGCTGCCGAGGTCCTGAGCCGCATGGAACACGGCAACCGGTCCAGCGGACGCGGCGGCGAGTTCGTGTACGAGGCCACGGGCGAACGGGCGGCCCTGCGTGAGGGCGAATCGTTCCGGTCGCATCCGATGGTTGCCGGGCACAGGGAACCGAACGAGGACCACGCCGTGGCCCAGTACGGGAACCTCGGCAACATGATCAGGGCGCTGTCTACCACTGGCGGCGTGGCTGTAGTCCCCACCGTATGGTCCGGGGAACTGATCGACCTTGCCAGGAACAAATCGGCCGTGATGCAGGCCGGGGCATCGATCGTTCCGATGGACGCGGGCACGGTGAAGATTGGCCGTTTGACCGGTGATCCGACGGCAGCGTTCCGCACCGAGGCATCGACTATCACGCCCTCCGATCCCACGTTCGACAATGTCACGCTGACCGCGACGACGATGAGCACACTCGTCATTGGTTCGCTGGAGTGGTTCCAGGACGCCAACAACGCTGATCAGATCGTGAAGGACGCGATCAGCAAGGCTATGGCCCAGCGCCTGGACCTCGCTGCGCTGTATGGCGGCATCACTACCGGGGCCGGCTCGATCAACCTGGCCACCCCGCCCAACCCGCGCGGAGTGCTGGCAGCACTGAACGCGGTCCTTCCGGGGAACGTGCTGGGTGCGGCGGCGAACGGCACCGCGCAGACGGCGGCAACGTACTTCGCTGAAGTGCTGGACACGATTTACAAGGTCCGCTACGGCAACGAGGAACCCAACGCGCTTATCTGGAACGCCAAGCTGAGCCGCCAGTACGCAGGCGCGAACGACACCACAGGGCAGCCGCTGCGGCTCCCTGCCGATGTTGAGGGCCTGCCGCGTTACATGACGAACGAAGTGCCCAGCTACACGCAGGGCACGATGACGAACAGGGCGACGGACCTTTTCGCCGCCGACTGGACGCAACTGCTGATCGGGCAGCGTCTGCCGGTCAGCATTCAGGTCCTGACGGAGAAGTATGCGGACAGTGGACAGGTCGGAATCGTGGCGCACTGGCGCGGGGATGTGCAGCCCGCACGTCCGGCCGCGTTCGCTGTGTACCGTTCGATTCAGGGGGCACTGTGA